In a single window of the Raphanus sativus cultivar WK10039 chromosome 9, ASM80110v3, whole genome shotgun sequence genome:
- the LOC108827900 gene encoding vacuolar-processing enzyme beta-isozyme, whose product MAKFYCFGPALLLLLLLMVRTESRGRFEPKILMPTEKAKSTEQEDTIGTRWAVLIAGSNGYGNYRHQADVCHAYQILRKGGLKEENIVVMMYDDIANHPLNPRPGTLINHPDGEDVYAGVPKDYTGHDVTAANFYAVLLGDKEAVTGGSGKVIASKANDHIFVYYSDHGGPGVLGMPNKPYLYAADFIETLKKKHAAGTYKEMVMYVEACESGSIFEGIMPKDLNIYVTTASNAQESSYGTYCPGMNPSPPTEYITCLGDLYSVAWMEDSETHNLKKETVKQQYQTVKMRTSNYNTYSEGSHVMEYGNNSIKSERLYLYQGFDPDTVNLPPNELPVKSPVGVVNQRDADLLFLWHMYRTSEDGSRKDEILKELTETTRHRKHLDTSVELIGTVLFGPTTNFLNLVREPDLPLVDDWECLKSEVRVFEMHCGSLTQYGMKHMRAFANICNNGVSKELVEEASAAACDGYEARVMWRPSVVGYSA is encoded by the exons ATGGCTAAGTTCTACTGTTTCGGAccagctcttcttcttctgttacTTCTAATGGTCCGCACAGAGTCACGCGGTCGGTTTGAGCCGAAAATTCTTATGCCGACCGAGAAAGCTAAATCAACTGAGCAAGAAGACACTATCGGTACTAGATGGGCGGTTCTTATCGCCGGTTCTAACGGTTATGGAAACTATAGGCACCAG GCCGACGTCTGTCACGCATATCAAATACTGAGAAAGGGAGgtttgaaagaagagaacaTAGTCGTTATGATGTATGATGATATCGCAAACCATCCACTTAATCCTCGTCCCGGTACTCTAATCAACCATCCTGATGGGGAAGATGTTTACGCAGGAGTCCCCAAG GACTATACCGGTCATGACGTTACGGCCGCTAACTTCTACGCGGTACTCCTAGGCGACAAGGAGGCTGTCACAGGTGGAAGCGGTAAGGTCATCGCTAGCAAGGCCAACGATCACATTTTTGTATATTACTCTGATCATGGTGGTCCCGGAGTTCTTG GGATGCCAAACAAGCCTTACCTTTATGCTGCTGATTTTATTGAAACACTTAAGAAGAAGCATGCTGCCGGAACATACAAAGAGATG GTTATGTACGTAGAAGCATGTGAAAGCGGGAGTATATTCGAGGGTATAATGCCTAAGGACTTGAACATTTACGTAACAACGGCTTCAAATGCACAAGAGAGTAGTTACGGAACCTATTGTCCCGGCATGAATCCATCTCCCCCAACCGAATACATCACTTGCTTAGGAGATTTATATAGCGTTGCTTGGATGGAAGAcag TGAGACACACAACTTAAAGAAAGAGACTGTAAAGCAACAATACCAAACG GTGAAGATGCGGACATCAAACTACAATACCTATTCCGAAGGCTCCCATGTGATGGAATACGGTAACAACAGTATTAAGTCGGAGAGGCTTTATCTATACCAAGGTTTCGATCCAGACACTGTTAATCTCCCTCCTAACGAGTTACCAGTGAAGTCACCTGTGGGAGTTGTTAACCAACGCGACGCAGACCTTCTGTTCCTTTGGCACATG TACCGAACATCGGAAGATGGGTCAAGGAAGGATGAGATATTGAAGGAATTAACTGAGACAACAAGGCACAGAAAACATTTGGACACAAGTGTGGAATTGATAGGCACGGTTCTGTTTGGTCCCACGACAAACTTTCTTAACTTAGTCAGAGAACCCGATTTGCCATTGGTCGACGATTGGGAATGTCTTAAGTCAGAG GTACGTGTATTTGAAATGCATTGTGGATCACTAACGCAATACGGGATGAAACATATGAGAGCGTTTGCAAACATTTGTAACAACGGTGTCTCAAAGGAGCTGGTGGAGGAAGCTTCCGCTGCAGCATGCGATGGTTATGAGGCTCGCGTCATGTGGCGACCGTCTGTTGTAGGCTATAGCGCTTGA
- the LOC108839158 gene encoding pentatricopeptide repeat-containing protein At1g62720-like isoform X1, whose translation MKRSISISIASKAKDFLNQRLLSSRGNPLTAPFFNRCSYTIRTNKTDLRDPIKLFCHMIQSRPLPSIVEFSKLLSKLARAKEFDLVISLFDQMETLGGITHDLYTYNIVINCLCRSSRFSVALSVIGKMVKLGHEPDVVTLSSLINGLCRRNRVFDAIELVAKMETMGCCKPDVVIYNTIIDGFCKNRWVDKALELFEQMGKNGVRADVVTYNSLITGLCGSGRCKDADLLLRDMVMRNVVPNVVTFTALIDASVKEGNLPEAERIYEEMVSRSVEPDVFTYNSMINGLCKHGRVDEARRMLELMVTEECSPDIVTYNTLVNGFCKSNRVDVVMRLFSEMSERGLVRDTVTYNTVIQGYFQVGKPDAAQGVFRRMDSPPNLRTYSVLLYGLFSNGKSEKALVVFQDMQKSGMNLDVTIYNIMIHIMCKAGNVEDAWDLFVSLTENNGVEPDVVSYTTMISGFCRKRLWHEADELYRKMHEDGLLPQ comes from the coding sequence ATGAAGAGATCGATTTCGATTTCAATTGCGTCGAAAGCGAAGGACTTCCTCAATCAGCGTCTTCTCAGCAGCAGAGGTAATCCTCTAACTGCTCCTTTCTTCAACCGTTGTTCTTACACGATACGAACAAACAAAACTGATCTAAGAGACCCAATCAAACTCTTCTGCCACATGATCCAGTCTCGTCCCCTTCCTTCAATCGTCGAATTCAGCAAACTACTGAGCAAACTCGCCAGAGCGAAAGAGTTCGATCTCGTGATCTCTCTCTTCGACCAGATGGAGACTCTCGGTGGAATCACGCACGATCTCTACACGTACAACATCGTGATCAACTGTTTATGTCGTTCCTCTCGGTTCTCCGTCGCTCTATCAGTTATCGGGAAGATGGTGAAGCTCGGTCACGAGCCTGACGTCGTCACGCTGAGCTCTCTGATCAATGGGCTCTGCCGAAGGAACAGAGTTTTCGACGCGATAGAGCTGGTTGCTAAAATGGAGACGATGGGGTGTTGTAAACCAGACGTCGTCATCTACAACACGATCATCGACGGGTTCTGTAAGAACAGATGGGTGGATAAGGCTTTGGAGCTGTTTGAGCAGATGGGTAAGAATGGAGTTAGAGCGGATGTTGTTACTTACAACTCTCTTATAACCGGTCTTTGCGGATCCGGTAGATGCAAGGATGCTGATCTTCTCCTGAGAGATATGGTGATGAGGAACGTCGTCCCTAACGTAGTTACTTTCACCGCGTTGATCGATGCGTCTGTGAAAGAAGGGAACCTTCCGGAGGCCGAAAGGATCTACGAGGAGATGGTTAGCAGGTCTGTGGAACCTGATGTTTTCACTTACAATTCGATGATCAACGGGCTTTGTAAGCACGGCCGAGTAGACGAGGCCAGGCGAATGCTTGAGTTGATGGTGACAGAGGAGTGCTCGCCTGATATAGTGACTTATAACACTCTCGTAAACGGGTTTTGCAAGTCTAACAGAGTAGATGTCGTGATGAGACTATTTAGCGAGATGTCGGAGAGAGGATTGGTGAGAGATACGGTCACTTACAACACTGTTATCCAGGGCTATTTTCAAGTGGGGAAACCAGATGCTGCACAAGGGGTTTTCAGACGGATGGATTCTCCTCCCAATTTAAGGACCTACAGCGTTTTGTTATACGGTCTTTTTAGTAACGGGAAGAGCGAGAAAGCACTGGTTGTGTTCCAGGATATGCAGAAGAGTGGAATGAATCTTGAtgttactatatataatatcatgATTCACATAATGTGCAAGGCTGGTAATGTGGAAGATGCTTGGGACTTGTTTGTTAGCCTCACGGAAAATAATGGAGTTGAGCCTGATGTTGTATCATACACGACGATGATCTCAGGGTTTTGTAGGAAACGCCTATGGCATGAAGCAGATGAGTTGTATAGAAAAATGCATGAAGATGGGCTTCTTCCACAATAG
- the LOC108839158 gene encoding pentatricopeptide repeat-containing protein At1g62720-like isoform X2, producing the protein METLGGITHDLYTYNIVINCLCRSSRFSVALSVIGKMVKLGHEPDVVTLSSLINGLCRRNRVFDAIELVAKMETMGCCKPDVVIYNTIIDGFCKNRWVDKALELFEQMGKNGVRADVVTYNSLITGLCGSGRCKDADLLLRDMVMRNVVPNVVTFTALIDASVKEGNLPEAERIYEEMVSRSVEPDVFTYNSMINGLCKHGRVDEARRMLELMVTEECSPDIVTYNTLVNGFCKSNRVDVVMRLFSEMSERGLVRDTVTYNTVIQGYFQVGKPDAAQGVFRRMDSPPNLRTYSVLLYGLFSNGKSEKALVVFQDMQKSGMNLDVTIYNIMIHIMCKAGNVEDAWDLFVSLTENNGVEPDVVSYTTMISGFCRKRLWHEADELYRKMHEDGLLPQ; encoded by the coding sequence ATGGAGACTCTCGGTGGAATCACGCACGATCTCTACACGTACAACATCGTGATCAACTGTTTATGTCGTTCCTCTCGGTTCTCCGTCGCTCTATCAGTTATCGGGAAGATGGTGAAGCTCGGTCACGAGCCTGACGTCGTCACGCTGAGCTCTCTGATCAATGGGCTCTGCCGAAGGAACAGAGTTTTCGACGCGATAGAGCTGGTTGCTAAAATGGAGACGATGGGGTGTTGTAAACCAGACGTCGTCATCTACAACACGATCATCGACGGGTTCTGTAAGAACAGATGGGTGGATAAGGCTTTGGAGCTGTTTGAGCAGATGGGTAAGAATGGAGTTAGAGCGGATGTTGTTACTTACAACTCTCTTATAACCGGTCTTTGCGGATCCGGTAGATGCAAGGATGCTGATCTTCTCCTGAGAGATATGGTGATGAGGAACGTCGTCCCTAACGTAGTTACTTTCACCGCGTTGATCGATGCGTCTGTGAAAGAAGGGAACCTTCCGGAGGCCGAAAGGATCTACGAGGAGATGGTTAGCAGGTCTGTGGAACCTGATGTTTTCACTTACAATTCGATGATCAACGGGCTTTGTAAGCACGGCCGAGTAGACGAGGCCAGGCGAATGCTTGAGTTGATGGTGACAGAGGAGTGCTCGCCTGATATAGTGACTTATAACACTCTCGTAAACGGGTTTTGCAAGTCTAACAGAGTAGATGTCGTGATGAGACTATTTAGCGAGATGTCGGAGAGAGGATTGGTGAGAGATACGGTCACTTACAACACTGTTATCCAGGGCTATTTTCAAGTGGGGAAACCAGATGCTGCACAAGGGGTTTTCAGACGGATGGATTCTCCTCCCAATTTAAGGACCTACAGCGTTTTGTTATACGGTCTTTTTAGTAACGGGAAGAGCGAGAAAGCACTGGTTGTGTTCCAGGATATGCAGAAGAGTGGAATGAATCTTGAtgttactatatataatatcatgATTCACATAATGTGCAAGGCTGGTAATGTGGAAGATGCTTGGGACTTGTTTGTTAGCCTCACGGAAAATAATGGAGTTGAGCCTGATGTTGTATCATACACGACGATGATCTCAGGGTTTTGTAGGAAACGCCTATGGCATGAAGCAGATGAGTTGTATAGAAAAATGCATGAAGATGGGCTTCTTCCACAATAG